A genomic segment from Halodesulfovibrio sp. MK-HDV encodes:
- a CDS encoding ABC transporter ATP-binding protein: protein MLKINGINTFYGNIHALHDVSLHIDEGEIVTLIGANGAGKSTTLMSICGGTPPRTGEILFEGKPIHQTKMDQIVRLGISQVPEGRLIFPDLTVMENLELGAFLRNDKSEIKRDMEYAFDLFPILEERQKQTGGTLSGGEQQMLAISRALMARPRLLLLDEPSLGLAPIIIQQIFQIIQKVNESGTTVFLVEQNANQALKVAHRGYVMETGHITMEDNAATLLTNEDVKKAYLGL from the coding sequence TTGCTTAAAATTAATGGAATCAACACATTCTACGGCAATATTCATGCTCTGCATGATGTAAGCCTGCATATTGATGAAGGTGAAATCGTAACACTCATCGGCGCTAACGGTGCCGGTAAGTCAACAACCCTCATGTCCATCTGTGGTGGCACACCGCCCCGCACTGGCGAAATTCTCTTTGAGGGAAAACCGATTCACCAAACTAAAATGGATCAAATTGTACGCCTTGGCATCTCACAGGTACCAGAAGGCCGACTCATTTTCCCCGACTTAACCGTTATGGAAAACTTAGAGCTCGGAGCCTTTCTGCGTAACGACAAAAGCGAGATCAAGCGCGATATGGAATACGCCTTCGACCTGTTCCCAATTCTGGAAGAACGCCAGAAGCAGACAGGCGGCACACTCTCCGGTGGTGAACAGCAAATGCTCGCTATCTCCCGTGCCCTGATGGCAAGACCTCGGTTACTGCTCCTTGATGAGCCATCCCTTGGTCTTGCACCTATTATTATCCAGCAGATCTTCCAGATCATTCAAAAGGTTAACGAGTCTGGCACCACAGTATTTCTTGTGGAACAGAATGCTAACCAAGCGCTCAAAGTTGCGCACCGCGGATACGTAATGGAAACAGGACACATTACCATGGAAGATAATGCAGCAACCCTGCTCACCAACGAGGACGTAAAAAAAGCATACCTTGGCTTATAG
- a CDS encoding DUF6765 family protein produces MQLDMHFYGTYALARAAGIPQKDAYTIAYAAQYVDDSTKQDSKQHEDGGILYGIATSHEGGQYILKHPKDVHGAREEQRRVWVPFHFLPGAQGKDFEEQLLCKKK; encoded by the coding sequence ATGCAATTAGACATGCATTTCTACGGCACCTACGCACTTGCCCGTGCCGCTGGCATCCCGCAAAAGGATGCATACACCATCGCGTACGCAGCACAGTACGTGGATGACTCCACAAAACAGGATAGCAAGCAGCATGAAGACGGTGGGATTCTCTATGGCATTGCCACATCCCATGAAGGCGGCCAGTACATATTAAAACACCCCAAAGATGTACATGGCGCACGCGAGGAACAACGCCGCGTGTGGGTTCCATTCCACTTCCTTCCCGGTGCGCAAGGCAAAGATTTTGAAGAACAGCTTCTTTGCAAAAAAAAATAG
- a CDS encoding DUF6765 family protein yields the protein MKNSFFAKKNSKPAQNMMRNHLALAQQKTYGLELLGIAAHVYMDTFSHSGFSGVGSSLNKVIEGSIKPLDVKDPKMADYVLTKLGRFVKRFKIGSVISFFAEESTSSLGHGAVATFPDRPYLKWCFEYEYPHESSESNLPIEAEQIETRDNKINFFEGCELLYSYFRQHAEDVYDSPEFIPFDDIADDIKAIIAVEEDCDGRVDEWRALKWNNTPIIEPKVRYNKSDWENQKFDFEDKEEAKDNISTNVYRFHQAAAYHRYYVLKDLLPAYGIAVY from the coding sequence TTGAAGAACAGCTTCTTTGCAAAAAAAAATAGCAAACCTGCTCAGAATATGATGCGTAACCACCTCGCCCTTGCCCAACAAAAAACATATGGTCTAGAGTTGCTTGGCATTGCTGCGCATGTCTATATGGACACCTTCTCTCACTCCGGTTTTTCTGGCGTTGGCTCTTCATTAAACAAAGTTATTGAGGGAAGTATTAAGCCGCTAGATGTCAAAGATCCTAAAATGGCTGATTACGTGCTTACCAAACTTGGACGTTTCGTTAAACGGTTTAAGATTGGCAGTGTGATCAGTTTTTTTGCAGAAGAAAGCACAAGCAGCCTCGGGCATGGTGCCGTTGCAACATTTCCTGACCGTCCGTATTTGAAATGGTGTTTCGAATACGAATATCCGCATGAAAGTTCAGAATCTAATCTTCCGATTGAAGCAGAACAAATAGAAACACGTGATAATAAAATAAACTTCTTTGAAGGATGCGAGCTGCTTTACAGCTATTTCCGCCAACATGCTGAAGACGTATATGACTCGCCGGAATTCATCCCATTTGATGACATTGCAGATGACATTAAAGCAATTATTGCAGTTGAAGAAGACTGTGATGGGCGAGTCGACGAATGGCGCGCCCTGAAATGGAATAATACACCAATCATTGAACCCAAAGTTCGATACAACAAGAGTGATTGGGAAAATCAAAAGTTCGACTTTGAAGACAAAGAAGAAGCAAAAGACAATATTTCAACCAACGTCTATCGATTCCATCAGGCAGCCGCATATCACCGGTACTACGTGCTCAAAGATTTGCTCCCAGCCTATGGGATAGCCGTTTACTAA
- a CDS encoding AAA family ATPase codes for MRPSEIASALETLLTVKQPAFIWGAPGVGKSQIVAQLATKQGLTLVDIRAVLLDPVDLRGIPRIDDTGKTAWCAPSFLPTEGKGILFLDELNTAPPLVQAACYQLVLDRKLGEYELPEGWTILAAGNRESDKAVTHRMPSALANRMVHLDFEANLDDWLTWADDNEVIPSLKAFLRFRPKLLHAFDPKKNDKAFPSPRSWEFVSNILAANPVANTKRALITGAVGEGAATEYLAFMTACDELPSVEAVLANPDTIELPDDPAVAYALCESVARKASDDVIPQIAILAARLPIEFSVLLMRDSAATSPSIVETPSFANWACANSDILV; via the coding sequence ATGAGACCATCCGAGATTGCATCTGCTTTAGAAACACTGCTCACAGTAAAACAGCCAGCATTCATCTGGGGAGCCCCCGGTGTAGGCAAAAGTCAAATAGTCGCACAGTTGGCAACAAAACAAGGGCTTACCCTTGTGGATATCCGCGCTGTCCTTCTTGATCCTGTTGACCTTAGAGGTATTCCTCGCATTGATGATACAGGTAAAACCGCGTGGTGTGCCCCCTCCTTCCTGCCAACTGAAGGTAAAGGCATTCTATTTTTAGATGAGCTAAACACTGCACCGCCACTAGTTCAGGCCGCATGTTACCAGCTTGTTCTCGACAGAAAACTTGGCGAATACGAGCTGCCCGAAGGTTGGACAATTCTCGCAGCAGGCAACCGCGAATCAGACAAAGCAGTCACCCATAGGATGCCGTCTGCGCTTGCAAACCGCATGGTGCATCTCGATTTTGAAGCAAACCTCGACGACTGGCTCACATGGGCGGACGACAACGAAGTCATCCCGTCACTCAAAGCATTTCTGCGTTTTCGTCCTAAATTACTGCATGCTTTTGATCCGAAAAAAAATGACAAAGCTTTTCCATCCCCTCGATCATGGGAATTTGTTTCCAACATCCTCGCTGCCAACCCTGTAGCCAATACTAAACGCGCCCTGATAACAGGCGCGGTTGGCGAAGGTGCAGCGACAGAATATCTTGCATTCATGACGGCATGTGATGAGTTACCAAGCGTCGAAGCCGTTCTCGCAAATCCTGACACTATTGAACTTCCGGACGATCCTGCTGTTGCATACGCACTCTGCGAATCAGTCGCTCGCAAAGCATCGGACGACGTAATTCCTCAGATTGCTATTTTAGCCGCGCGACTTCCTATCGAATTCAGCGTGCTACTTATGCGTGACTCTGCCGCCACATCACCATCAATTGTGGAAACTCCTTCATTCGCTAACTGGGCATGTGCCAACAGCGATATTCTGGTCTAA
- a CDS encoding VWA-like domain-containing protein, with product MLKARMELVLDHPFFANLALRLEFREDPTCRTAWADGQTLGYNPIYIDALPLEKVKGLQCHEVLHLACCHHTRRGLRDVKLWNTSCDYAINPVLLEAGVELPTGYLDDPKHHGKSAEAIYSALKNHNEELKGGADGGAEQGAVAGEDLEGGGDGDAMSESEDEKSAQGSDGEAPEEKGDGAGAGDDGEDDQDQSDDSNDPGMTGEVRDAPSNGGGTDSESTQQQEDAWRSALTQAIHKSLEFGDLPGNMERLFNNIMSPTLNWQELLRQFMSDAAKNDFSWVRPNRRYIHAGLFLPGMHSEELPEVAVAVDVSGSITQHELDIFAAELSDILEEFDTTITAIACDTQISEEKRLSKWDLPLELTASGGGGTDFRPPFHRLEEEGITPACLIYLTDMQCNLFPEDPGYPVLWVSTTPQYNAPPFGEVLVLE from the coding sequence ATGCTCAAAGCCCGCATGGAGCTTGTGCTTGATCATCCATTTTTTGCAAACCTCGCACTCCGTTTAGAGTTCCGTGAAGACCCAACATGCCGAACAGCATGGGCAGACGGGCAAACACTTGGGTACAACCCCATCTACATTGATGCTCTCCCATTAGAGAAAGTGAAAGGGTTGCAGTGCCATGAGGTACTGCACCTTGCCTGCTGTCACCATACACGCCGTGGTTTACGGGACGTAAAGCTCTGGAATACATCCTGCGATTACGCAATTAACCCAGTCCTTCTAGAAGCTGGAGTCGAGCTTCCGACCGGCTACCTTGATGATCCTAAACACCACGGAAAAAGCGCCGAGGCTATCTACTCTGCTCTCAAAAACCATAATGAAGAGCTCAAGGGCGGAGCCGACGGTGGTGCAGAACAAGGAGCTGTTGCAGGAGAAGATCTGGAAGGCGGCGGTGACGGCGATGCCATGTCTGAAAGCGAAGACGAAAAATCTGCGCAAGGCAGCGATGGCGAAGCACCGGAAGAAAAAGGAGACGGTGCAGGAGCTGGCGATGATGGTGAGGATGATCAGGATCAGTCAGACGACAGCAACGATCCGGGTATGACTGGCGAAGTACGCGATGCGCCATCAAACGGCGGCGGCACAGATAGTGAATCCACGCAGCAACAGGAAGACGCATGGCGTTCGGCGCTCACTCAAGCTATCCACAAGTCGCTTGAATTTGGAGATCTCCCCGGCAATATGGAGCGCCTGTTTAACAACATCATGTCTCCCACTCTTAACTGGCAGGAACTCTTGCGACAATTTATGTCAGATGCTGCAAAGAACGACTTCTCGTGGGTGCGTCCCAACAGACGCTATATCCACGCAGGCTTGTTTCTTCCCGGTATGCACAGTGAAGAGTTGCCGGAAGTCGCCGTAGCAGTGGATGTATCCGGCAGTATCACACAGCACGAACTAGACATCTTCGCAGCGGAACTTTCCGACATTCTTGAAGAGTTCGATACAACAATCACAGCCATTGCATGTGACACACAAATTTCTGAAGAAAAAAGACTCTCCAAATGGGACTTACCGCTTGAGCTCACAGCCTCCGGCGGTGGCGGGACAGATTTCCGTCCCCCATTCCACAGATTGGAAGAAGAAGGGATCACGCCTGCGTGTCTCATCTACTTAACAGACATGCAATGTAACCTATTTCCAGAAGACCCCGGATATCCCGTACTCTGGGTCAGCACAACACCACAATACAACGCTCCGCCTTTCGGCGAAGTGCTTGTTCTGGAGTAA
- a CDS encoding diguanylate cyclase domain-containing protein: MGIAKVLIVDDRPENLLTLEGLLEQPGIDIIRANSGEEALAQMLDYDFALVLLDVQMPGMDGYEVAELMRGNRKTKHIPIIFVTAEVKGKAQVFKGYESGAVDYLFKPLDAHIFKSKVGVFIELFHHKEALEKKSLELDQKLAELEELQQQLEQTNEQLLLLSITDGLTGLLNKRQFNTNFSYEWKRAHRNKSWLSLILIDIDFFKAYNDTYGHAKGDECLVQVAQALADTVKRDVDRTARVGGEEFAIILPDTELAGAQYVAERVRNNIESLAIPHDGSPVSAHVTVSVGAASIVPTQKEDTLSLIKAADAALYKAKGDGRNVCCSAVLEC, translated from the coding sequence ATGGGAATCGCCAAGGTACTCATAGTGGATGATAGGCCAGAAAACCTCCTTACGTTGGAAGGCCTGTTAGAACAACCTGGAATAGATATTATTCGGGCAAACTCGGGTGAGGAAGCACTCGCCCAAATGCTTGATTATGATTTTGCATTAGTTTTGTTGGATGTTCAGATGCCGGGAATGGACGGTTATGAAGTTGCAGAACTTATGCGTGGTAATAGAAAAACAAAGCATATACCGATTATTTTTGTAACGGCAGAGGTAAAGGGGAAAGCCCAAGTTTTTAAGGGATATGAATCAGGTGCTGTTGACTATTTGTTTAAACCGCTTGATGCTCATATCTTTAAAAGTAAGGTTGGCGTTTTTATCGAACTGTTCCATCATAAAGAAGCGCTTGAGAAAAAGAGCCTTGAGCTTGACCAAAAGCTTGCAGAGCTTGAAGAATTGCAACAGCAGTTGGAGCAGACAAACGAACAGCTCCTTCTTCTTTCCATCACTGATGGTCTTACAGGCTTACTGAATAAACGTCAGTTTAATACAAACTTTTCCTATGAATGGAAGCGGGCACACCGAAACAAATCTTGGTTGTCTCTTATTCTTATCGATATTGATTTCTTCAAAGCATACAACGATACCTACGGACATGCTAAAGGCGATGAGTGCCTTGTTCAGGTCGCGCAGGCGTTAGCTGACACCGTAAAGCGTGATGTTGATAGAACGGCGCGTGTGGGCGGTGAAGAGTTTGCGATAATCCTGCCGGATACTGAACTTGCAGGAGCACAATACGTTGCAGAGCGTGTGCGTAATAATATTGAGTCTCTCGCTATCCCCCATGACGGTTCGCCTGTTTCTGCTCATGTAACTGTGAGCGTTGGCGCTGCTTCTATTGTTCCGACACAAAAAGAAGACACGCTTTCGCTTATAAAAGCCGCAGATGCAGCTTTGTATAAAGCAAAAGGCGATGGTCGTAACGTGTGTTGTTCAGCTGTTCTTGAATGCTAA
- a CDS encoding chemotaxis protein CheB, whose protein sequence is MEKSTRKYEAIVIGTSAGGLTALHRVFSQLDEKFRLPILIVQHVSPNYESRLPVLLSQYGTGLVREAEDKDQVREGNVYISPPNYHLLVEPDKSLALSVQDRVNLSRPSIDVLFETASEAYCESLVGIILTGTTSDGANGLSTIQKRCGLTIVQSPKSAEFDTMPRAALAASSPDFILPLNEIGLFMNSLSNRG, encoded by the coding sequence ATGGAGAAGAGCACACGGAAATATGAAGCTATTGTTATAGGAACATCTGCAGGGGGGCTCACCGCTTTGCACCGTGTTTTTTCTCAACTGGATGAAAAGTTTCGACTGCCTATTCTTATTGTTCAGCATGTCAGTCCGAATTATGAAAGCCGATTACCAGTTTTGCTTAGTCAGTACGGCACGGGCTTAGTGCGGGAAGCTGAGGACAAGGATCAAGTTAGAGAAGGTAACGTATATATTTCTCCACCTAATTATCACCTGTTAGTGGAGCCGGACAAAAGTCTTGCGTTGTCTGTGCAGGACAGGGTTAATTTATCGCGACCATCCATTGATGTTTTATTTGAGACTGCGTCAGAAGCATATTGCGAATCGCTTGTGGGAATTATTCTGACAGGAACAACTTCTGACGGTGCCAATGGATTGTCTACAATACAAAAACGCTGCGGTCTTACCATTGTTCAATCTCCGAAATCTGCGGAGTTTGATACAATGCCGAGGGCTGCACTTGCGGCTTCAAGTCCAGATTTTATTCTTCCCTTGAATGAAATCGGGCTATTTATGAATTCACTTAGTAATAGAGGATAA
- a CDS encoding protein-glutamate O-methyltransferase CheR, with translation MCEIEQVENDRLEVKLLLEAIYLKYGYDFRKYASAHTKRRLEHRRTLEGLPNMAAMQHLLIHDESFFNRLLLDLSINVTEMFRDPWFYKKVREFVVPYLQTYPFAKVWHAGCSAGQEVYSMGIVLREEGMKERVQMYATDFNELILAKAKDGIYPMNLVREYTANYQQAGGSSSFSDYYTADYDNVVMKRFLKEQVLFSSHNLVTDGVFGEMNAIFCRNVLIYFNRDLQNRVLNLFYESLCPGGFLCLGSKENIKFSDVAHKFEVVAEREKIYRKKRM, from the coding sequence ATGTGTGAAATTGAGCAGGTTGAAAATGATCGATTAGAGGTAAAACTTCTACTGGAAGCTATTTACTTAAAGTACGGGTATGATTTTAGAAAATATGCAAGTGCCCATACAAAGCGCAGGCTGGAACATAGGCGTACGCTTGAAGGGTTGCCTAATATGGCAGCAATGCAGCATTTGCTTATACATGATGAATCATTTTTCAACAGATTACTTTTGGATTTGTCGATTAATGTGACTGAAATGTTTAGAGATCCTTGGTTCTACAAGAAAGTTCGGGAGTTTGTGGTCCCGTATCTGCAAACGTACCCGTTTGCTAAAGTTTGGCATGCAGGCTGCTCCGCCGGACAGGAAGTCTATTCTATGGGCATTGTTTTGCGGGAAGAGGGCATGAAAGAGCGTGTGCAAATGTACGCAACAGACTTTAACGAACTGATTTTAGCCAAGGCTAAGGATGGCATTTACCCCATGAATTTGGTGCGCGAATATACCGCAAATTACCAGCAGGCTGGGGGCAGCAGTTCTTTTTCAGATTATTACACTGCGGACTACGACAATGTTGTTATGAAGAGATTTTTAAAAGAACAGGTTCTTTTTTCTTCACACAACCTTGTGACAGATGGCGTGTTTGGAGAAATGAACGCTATTTTTTGTCGCAACGTTCTTATCTATTTTAATAGAGATCTACAAAATAGAGTGCTGAACTTGTTTTACGAAAGCTTATGTCCGGGGGGATTCCTATGCCTTGGGTCAAAGGAAAATATTAAGTTTTCAGACGTAGCACATAAGTTCGAAGTGGTTGCCGAACGTGAGAAAATTTATCGTAAAAAACGCATGTAA
- a CDS encoding response regulator, protein MIRLSDIRIRPKLVFLLVSVGAIPLLIVSIVGSKLATDALMEKSYNQLITVQSIRKGQIEDFFTTSFARISILADSERIQEMMRLLTRHRLEKIKDHSLVKDAHSLQYQEEFRSFVSPLKKYISAYGYHDLFLVDADEGNVLFSLAREEDLGTNLKLGQYRNSGLGNAWKRAITSGKTTLVDFARYEPSGGVEAAFIAEPIRDEYGKVVGVLIFQLTPKLITRVVDSRQGMGSTGESYLMGVNLAQNKYEFRSNLRTMGNGAFVVGYSLQSPLDYWKDAAAAGESGGHSTYTDSSGQEVLVAYNELSIAGIRWFLISKINKYEVTAPIRQTYEVLGIVSGFLLLLVGLLAVFFSRTITRPIIADMEFAQAIADGNLDATIEVDQQDELGDLARSLDSMARNLQELDWLKSGKEGLDDSMRGEHTPQELARTSIAYLCKHMGAQLGAVYALVDDMLELRASYAFTDRKGNFNRVAMGEGIVGQAAFENEIIVFSNVTEDVPAVNYGVGEVLSNAYMAVPVAFENRVVGVILLGTLDTFSPLHRKFIEQNIENLAILMNAAQSRQLVHELLEQAQMQQEELRVTNEELEEQTDALLESESRLQQQQEELRVTNEELEGQAKVLKESESELQAQQEELRVINEELEERTKALEEQKTAIAVKNSELVKAQKAVRQKAQDLEVASKYKSEFLANMSHELRTPLNSILILSQLFGQNKDGNLSDKQIESAYAIHSSGSDLLTLINEILDLSKIEAGKVELIIEPVGVSNLIQDINRLYRDIAADKGINFEITVGQDVPAALETDSQRLQQVLRNLLTNAFKFTHEGTVSLSIARPPQAMTDDLGIDASNALAFAVSDEGIGIASDKQTAIFQAFQQADGSTSRNYGGTGLGLSISRELSRLLQGAIYLESDEGKGSTFTVVLPEFYQETVEQADVFEKIDLPLAAGGEGFAKPELASTEKVACDGEAGSSRTSAPVVSIPAQEKPAPPKESEYVEDDRVAITPESRSLLIIEDDWNFAKIMRDFGRERGFLCLVAEDGETGLHFADYYKPSAIILDVGLPGIDGWTVMERLKDNPELRHVPVHFMSANDNSLDALRMGAIGYLAKPVTMEHVEEAFSALEDVISKPVRNLLLVEDDKIQCKSIKDLIGNGDVKTTDVATGRAAYEELSRGNYDCMILDLGLEDMSGFELLEKIRMSESSMRVPVIIYTGRDLTHDEEKQLSKYADSIIIKGVKSPERLLDESALFLHRVESNLPHDKQQMLKLVHDKESVLNGKKIMIVDDDMRNVFALSSVLEDRNMDVVVAKNGIECLEKLEEVESIDCVLMDIMMPKMDGYEAMTEIRKNPEYAKLPIIALTAKAMKGDRSKCIDSGASDYLSKPVNTDKLLSMMRVWLY, encoded by the coding sequence ATGATCCGTCTTTCAGATATCCGTATTAGACCTAAACTTGTATTTTTACTTGTTTCTGTCGGTGCTATTCCTCTGCTTATTGTGAGTATTGTGGGGAGTAAGCTGGCAACAGATGCATTGATGGAAAAATCGTATAATCAGCTGATAACAGTACAGTCGATTCGTAAAGGGCAAATAGAAGATTTCTTTACGACAAGTTTTGCTCGGATCAGTATTTTAGCAGACTCTGAACGAATTCAAGAAATGATGCGGTTACTGACCAGACATCGTCTGGAGAAAATCAAAGATCACTCTTTGGTCAAAGATGCGCATTCTTTGCAATATCAAGAAGAATTCCGAAGCTTTGTATCCCCGTTAAAAAAATATATCAGTGCCTATGGGTACCATGACTTGTTCCTTGTTGATGCTGACGAGGGGAACGTGCTCTTCTCTCTTGCCCGTGAAGAAGATCTGGGAACGAATTTAAAGCTCGGTCAGTACAGGAATAGCGGACTTGGGAATGCGTGGAAGCGCGCTATTACTTCTGGAAAAACAACACTTGTCGATTTTGCAAGGTATGAACCAAGCGGTGGAGTCGAAGCGGCTTTTATTGCAGAACCCATCCGTGACGAATACGGCAAAGTTGTCGGTGTTCTCATCTTCCAGTTGACCCCAAAGCTTATTACTCGAGTTGTTGATTCCCGTCAGGGAATGGGGAGCACGGGCGAATCGTATCTTATGGGCGTTAATCTGGCTCAGAATAAATATGAATTTCGTAGCAACCTGCGCACTATGGGAAATGGTGCTTTTGTTGTCGGCTATTCTCTCCAGAGCCCATTGGATTACTGGAAAGACGCTGCTGCTGCCGGAGAATCCGGTGGTCATAGCACCTATACTGACAGTTCAGGCCAAGAGGTTCTTGTTGCCTATAATGAACTGAGTATTGCCGGTATCCGTTGGTTCCTTATCTCCAAGATTAATAAATACGAAGTTACTGCTCCTATCAGGCAGACATATGAAGTGCTCGGCATTGTGTCCGGTTTTTTACTTCTTCTTGTGGGTCTGCTTGCGGTCTTCTTTTCCCGTACAATCACTCGCCCGATCATTGCGGATATGGAATTTGCTCAGGCCATTGCAGATGGCAATCTTGACGCAACGATAGAAGTCGATCAACAAGACGAACTGGGTGATCTTGCCCGTTCTCTAGATAGTATGGCTCGTAATCTTCAGGAGCTGGACTGGTTGAAGTCCGGCAAGGAAGGGCTGGATGACTCCATGCGTGGGGAGCATACTCCTCAGGAATTAGCCCGAACATCTATCGCATATCTTTGTAAGCACATGGGCGCACAACTTGGTGCAGTCTATGCGTTGGTCGATGACATGTTGGAGCTGAGAGCGAGTTATGCTTTTACTGACCGCAAAGGTAATTTTAACCGTGTTGCGATGGGTGAAGGGATCGTAGGGCAGGCGGCATTTGAAAACGAAATTATTGTGTTCTCAAATGTTACTGAAGATGTTCCTGCTGTGAACTACGGCGTGGGGGAAGTTCTTTCAAATGCATATATGGCAGTGCCGGTTGCTTTTGAGAACAGAGTTGTTGGAGTTATTCTATTAGGAACTCTCGACACATTTTCGCCGTTACATAGAAAATTTATTGAGCAGAATATTGAAAACTTGGCGATTTTGATGAACGCTGCGCAGTCCCGTCAGCTCGTGCATGAATTGTTGGAACAGGCACAGATGCAACAGGAAGAGCTGCGTGTTACCAACGAAGAGTTGGAAGAACAGACCGATGCGTTGCTTGAATCTGAGTCACGATTGCAGCAACAGCAGGAAGAGCTTCGAGTAACGAACGAAGAGCTTGAAGGGCAGGCTAAGGTTCTTAAAGAATCCGAATCCGAACTTCAGGCACAACAGGAAGAACTTCGTGTTATCAATGAAGAGCTTGAAGAACGTACAAAAGCACTCGAAGAACAGAAGACTGCCATTGCTGTAAAGAATTCTGAGCTGGTCAAAGCACAGAAAGCTGTAAGGCAGAAAGCCCAAGATTTAGAAGTGGCAAGTAAGTATAAGTCTGAATTCTTAGCGAATATGTCGCATGAATTACGCACTCCTCTGAACTCAATTCTCATTTTATCTCAGCTGTTCGGTCAAAATAAAGACGGCAACTTGAGTGATAAGCAGATTGAATCTGCCTATGCGATCCATTCTTCCGGTTCAGATTTGTTGACTCTTATTAATGAAATTTTGGATCTTTCAAAAATTGAAGCAGGAAAAGTCGAGCTAATTATTGAACCTGTCGGCGTTTCCAATTTGATTCAGGATATTAATCGTCTTTATAGAGATATAGCCGCAGACAAAGGAATTAACTTCGAAATAACTGTTGGACAGGATGTTCCGGCAGCACTGGAAACGGATTCTCAGAGATTGCAGCAGGTCTTACGTAATTTACTTACCAATGCCTTTAAGTTCACGCATGAGGGAACAGTTTCCTTATCCATCGCAAGGCCACCTCAGGCTATGACTGATGATTTGGGAATTGATGCCAGCAATGCATTGGCCTTTGCTGTATCTGATGAAGGAATTGGTATTGCCAGCGATAAGCAGACTGCTATTTTCCAGGCATTCCAACAAGCAGATGGCAGCACGAGCCGAAATTATGGCGGGACAGGACTTGGACTTTCCATTTCTCGCGAGCTTTCCAGATTGTTGCAGGGCGCTATTTATCTTGAAAGTGATGAAGGAAAAGGCAGCACCTTTACAGTGGTTCTCCCTGAATTCTACCAAGAGACTGTTGAACAGGCCGACGTATTTGAAAAAATAGACCTGCCGCTTGCAGCAGGCGGTGAAGGCTTTGCCAAGCCTGAACTTGCTTCTACAGAAAAGGTGGCTTGTGACGGGGAGGCTGGATCATCTCGAACGTCTGCGCCGGTTGTTTCAATACCAGCGCAGGAAAAACCTGCTCCGCCGAAAGAGAGTGAATACGTTGAGGATGACCGTGTAGCCATTACTCCGGAATCTCGAAGCCTGCTGATTATTGAAGATGATTGGAATTTCGCAAAAATTATGCGCGACTTCGGTCGTGAACGCGGATTCCTGTGTCTTGTGGCAGAGGACGGTGAAACAGGATTGCACTTTGCGGATTATTACAAACCGAGTGCAATAATTCTGGATGTTGGTCTTCCGGGAATTGACGGTTGGACCGTAATGGAACGACTGAAAGATAATCCGGAATTACGTCATGTTCCAGTTCATTTCATGTCTGCTAACGACAATTCTCTTGATGCTTTGCGTATGGGAGCAATCGGGTATCTGGCAAAACCAGTGACCATGGAACATGTTGAAGAAGCATTCAGCGCGCTTGAAGATGTTATTTCCAAACCAGTGCGTAATTTACTGCTTGTTGAAGATGATAAAATTCAGTGCAAGAGCATCAAAGATTTAATCGGTAACGGTGATGTGAAAACAACCGACGTTGCTACTGGCAGGGCTGCGTATGAAGAGCTTTCCAGAGGCAATTACGATTGTATGATTCTGGACTTAGGACTCGAAGATATGTCCGGCTTTGAGTTGCTGGAAAAGATCCGAATGAGTGAATCTTCTATGCGTGTTCCAGTCATTATCTATACAGGTCGTGATTTGACCCATGATGAAGAGAAGCAACTTAGTAAATACGCCGATAGCATAATCATCAAAGGGGTAAAATCTCCAGAACGATTACTTGATGAATCTGCTTTGTTTTTGCACCGGGTGGAATCAAACCTGCCACATGACAAACAGCAGATGCTCAAGCTGGTGCACGATAAAGAATCTGTGCTTAATGGCAAAAAAATCATGATTGTGGATGATGATATGCGTAACGTTTTTGCGTTATCCAGTGTTCTTGAAGACAGAAACATGGATGTTGTTGTCGCTAAAAACGGTATCGAGTGTCTTGAAAAACTCGAAGAAGTCGAATCAATTGACTGTGTGCTTATGGATATTATGATGCCCAAAATGGATGGGTACGAGGCAATGACTGAGATTCGTAAGAATCCGGAATACGCAAAACTGCCGATTATTGCCCTGACTGCAAAAGCTATGAAGGGTGACAGAAGTAAGTGCATTGATTCTGGAGCAAGCGATTACCTTTCAAAGCCGGTTAATACCGATAAGCTTCTTTCTATGATGCGTGTTTGGTTGTACTAG